Below is a genomic region from Nitrospirota bacterium.
CACATCGGCGTCATATCCACCTTCGATCGGGAGTTCGTGAAGACCGGAAAAATCGACAAATATTTTTCCACCCTGATTCACGATATATTCGATCTGAGGCAGGAAAGCGATTACAAAGACCTCGTCCAGATATCGCGCGAAGACGCCGCTCAATCCGTCGCGCAGGCGCGGGAATTTCTCGCCATGATCAAGACGCACCTCGGTATTATAGACAATACTTAGCGCGACAGGTCGAGTAAGTAGGCTGTGCAAAGGTTTACCTTGCCCGACATCTTTCAATCACAGACGCGTTGGGTTTCACAGGAGGCGCTCAACCCAACCTACATGCTTAAAGCCATGGGCAATAGGCGCTACGCGAATGGATTCTCACTTACACTGCATCACGACCTTATT
It encodes:
- a CDS encoding HEPN domain-containing protein: MTDKDVLFTYRLQEAEETLSEAVRMLETDFSPRSIVNRAYYAIFYALLALLLKTCSPMKTSKHIGVISTFDREFVKTGKIDKYFSTLIHDIFDLRQESDYKDLVQISREDAAQSVAQAREFLAMIKTHLGIIDNT